TGCCATTCCAAGTCAAACTCCCCGAACCATCTTTTTTCCCCCCGGTATTGACAAAACGTTTTGTATAAGTCAGAGAACATTCAGGGGTTTATGATGATTCTTAAATGAAATATGGGGGAGGCGGAGGGAATGTCATTTCAAAAAAAATGGGAGAAAATTTGCGAGCAGGTATCCAATCTGGATGACCATGCGTCTATCATGGACTGGGGTGACCTGCTACGAGCCATTGAAGCCGTTGGAAATGCGGTTGATACACCTGCATGGTTTTCTTCCATACAACAATATTTTGACAAGAATATTGGAGACATCCTGACCGACCAGCAATCTGCTTCCACTGTTTTGCCCGGGTTGAAAGAATTTTGTGAACAACTCAATCTCATCCAGAAAAACATTCGTGCGGAAGCCTTCATCAAGAAATTTGTACTGACGTTTTCCAACAAGGAACAGCCGAACAATCGGGAATCCGCAGTGTTTCCGCAAAAGCCGGAAAAGACTCCTCCTGAAAAGCATCCTGAACATCCCGGTGTCGATGAACAGAATGTGCTACAGCACCTGCCGCCGGAAGCATGGACAGATAACCTTTACAGCGATTTCATCAATGAAGCTGAGGATATGCTGGAAGAGACCGATCAGGTATTAAACATCATTCAGCAGTCTGGTGCTTCTGATCAAACTGCGGTCAACACCCTGTTCCGAACCATGCACACCATCAAGGGCACCGCCGGATTCCTCGGATTAATCGATATTTCTGTACTGGCGCACCATACCGAGGATCTGTTGGTGAAGATCCGGGATGGCCAGCAATTTTTTTCCGCCGACAATATTCTTGGGTTTTCGAAAAAA
This portion of the SAR324 cluster bacterium genome encodes:
- a CDS encoding Hpt domain-containing protein, which gives rise to MSFQKKWEKICEQVSNLDDHASIMDWGDLLRAIEAVGNAVDTPAWFSSIQQYFDKNIGDILTDQQSASTVLPGLKEFCEQLNLIQKNIRAEAFIKKFVLTFSNKEQPNNRESAVFPQKPEKTPPEKHPEHPGVDEQNVLQHLPPEAWTDNLYSDFINEAEDMLEETDQVLNIIQQSGASDQTAVNTLFRTMHTIKGTAGFLGLIDISVLAHHTEDLLVKIRDGQQFFSADNILGFSKKTSVELC